One window of Methanocaldococcus sp. genomic DNA carries:
- a CDS encoding GNAT family N-acetyltransferase, with translation MGLNTQQKIIFEIYDLYKKFELIGSNNKNKKSSKQIEKIKNKIIVKNIDNVNYVDKVQEILLSYVDIWGFVYKSSIKQWITTSKTINVAGIFYKNNLIGVVVYGEKPNYLKINYIAIDKKFKNKSLGVYFIDFLEKKAKKLKKKKIYAEVPKDNEGGLRFFIKNGFIIEGILKNHTRGNKDLVLMAKYLEG, from the coding sequence ATGGGCTTGAATACGCAACAAAAAATAATCTTTGAAATTTATGATTTATATAAAAAATTTGAATTAATTGGAAGTAACAACAAAAATAAAAAGTCATCAAAACAAATAGAAAAAATTAAAAATAAAATTATAGTTAAAAATATTGATAATGTTAATTATGTTGACAAGGTTCAAGAGATATTGTTAAGTTATGTAGATATTTGGGGCTTTGTTTATAAATCATCAATAAAGCAATGGATTACGACTTCTAAAACTATAAATGTAGCAGGAATTTTCTATAAAAATAATTTGATTGGAGTTGTAGTTTATGGAGAAAAACCAAATTATCTAAAAATTAATTATATTGCAATAGACAAAAAATTTAAAAATAAATCTCTTGGTGTATACTTTATTGACTTTTTGGAAAAAAAAGCTAAAAAATTAAAAAAGAAAAAAATATATGCCGAGGTTCCTAAAGATAATGAAGGAGGGCTTAGATTTTTTATAAAAAATGGTTTTATAATTGAAGGTATTTTAAAAAACCATACAAGAGGTAATAAGGATTTAGTATTAATGGCTAAATATTTAGAGGGGTGA
- a CDS encoding acyl-CoA dehydratase activase → MIGIDVGSTNIKIVDGKSFKKYPIIKLNEILEKYNDKDVFATGYFRKRFRNHITEITAAIYGVDKEVEVIIDVGGQDTKIINTKTLEFVMNDKCGAGTGLFLQTIAMYLDVPIENFGKYYSKNPLKLNNTCAVFSISEIINYLVNGYSVKDIISSVNYTIAKKIDNMNPFDCDTIALIGGVAENKAFVKYFKEITEKDIYVPKNPQFINAIGARKYGLEYATKNNL, encoded by the coding sequence ATGATAGGTATTGATGTAGGTTCAACAAATATAAAAATTGTAGATGGGAAAAGCTTTAAAAAATATCCCATAATTAAATTGAATGAAATATTAGAAAAATATAATGATAAAGATGTTTTTGCAACAGGATATTTTAGAAAGAGATTTAGAAATCACATAACTGAAATTACTGCTGCTATATACGGTGTTGATAAAGAAGTTGAAGTTATAATTGATGTTGGAGGACAAGATACAAAGATAATAAATACAAAAACATTAGAGTTTGTAATGAATGATAAATGTGGAGCTGGTACTGGACTATTTTTGCAAACTATAGCAATGTATTTAGATGTTCCTATAGAGAACTTTGGAAAATATTACTCAAAAAATCCATTAAAATTAAATAATACTTGTGCTGTTTTTTCGATTTCTGAAATAATTAACTATCTTGTGAATGGATATTCCGTCAAAGATATTATATCATCTGTAAATTACACTATAGCAAAAAAAATAGATAACATGAACCCATTTGACTGCGACACTATTGCTTTAATTGGAGGAGTTGCAGAAAATAAGGCATTCGTGAAATATTTTAAAGAAATTACTGAAAAAGATATTTATGTTCCTAAAAATCCACAATTTATAAATGCAATAGGGGCGAGAAAATATGGGCTTGAATACGCAACAAAAAATAATCTTTGA
- a CDS encoding 2-hydroxyacyl-CoA dehydratase family protein has product MKIGITAIIPPEIIYSAGHTSIDLNNLVPQSKIYPKNKLCAWTATWRELILKDEIKIDKLIVVAGGDCQNSLVDAEKIELKKKIPTYYFFYQFGDKKHFKNEIKKLIDFLGGNIDKTTLREVYQIKKLAKKVDELCYKDKINGKDTFYITISASDLKGDLNAYKKEIYNILNKDENIEYSHRIALIGIPPIFSDFYEYLNEINVHCVYNELAYEFVRMGGDSIKNIVNSYSTYSFANHITKRIKIIKKELKRRKVDGVIHYTQMNCHHKLEDEILREFIDYPMLTIEGDIPQKTPEQTKLRVEAFIELLG; this is encoded by the coding sequence ATGAAAATTGGAATTACTGCTATAATACCACCAGAAATTATTTATTCTGCAGGTCATACATCTATAGACCTAAATAATTTAGTTCCACAATCGAAAATTTATCCTAAAAATAAACTATGCGCATGGACTGCAACTTGGAGAGAATTAATTTTAAAAGATGAAATTAAAATTGATAAGTTAATTGTTGTTGCTGGTGGAGATTGTCAAAATTCTCTTGTTGATGCCGAAAAAATAGAGCTAAAGAAAAAAATACCAACATATTATTTTTTTTATCAATTTGGGGATAAAAAACATTTTAAAAATGAAATAAAAAAACTTATTGATTTTTTAGGTGGAAATATTGATAAAACTACTTTAAGAGAAGTTTATCAAATAAAAAAACTTGCGAAAAAAGTAGATGAATTATGCTATAAAGATAAAATAAATGGAAAAGATACCTTTTATATTACAATTTCTGCAAGTGATTTAAAAGGAGATTTAAATGCATACAAAAAAGAAATCTATAACATATTAAACAAAGATGAAAACATTGAATATAGTCATAGGATTGCTTTAATAGGAATCCCACCAATTTTTAGTGATTTTTATGAATACTTAAATGAAATAAATGTACATTGTGTTTATAATGAACTTGCTTATGAATTTGTAAGAATGGGAGGCGATTCAATAAAGAATATAGTAAATAGTTATTCTACATACAGTTTTGCAAATCATATAACTAAAAGAATAAAAATCATAAAGAAAGAATTAAAAAGACGGAAAGTTGATGGTGTAATTCACTATACCCAAATGAATTGTCACCATAAATTAGAAGATGAAATTCTTAGAGAATTTATTGATTATCCTATGCTAACAATAGAAGGAGATATTCCCCAAAAAACACCAGAACAAACAAAGTTAAGAGTAGAAGCATTTATAGAGCTATTGGGATAG
- a CDS encoding RNA-guided pseudouridylation complex pseudouridine synthase subunit Cbf5 produces the protein MSSGEILSKKTKIEDELIVREEAETNWDYGSNPYERKIEDLIKYGVVVIDKPRGPTSHEVSTWVKKILNLNKAGHGGTLDPKVTGVLPVALERATKTIPMWHLPPKEYVCLMHLHRDASEDDILRVFKEFTGKIYQRPPLKAAVKRRLRIRKIYELELLDKEGRDVLFRVKCQSGTYIRKLCEDLGEALGTSAHMQELRRTKSGCFEEKDAVYLHDLLDAYHFWKEDGDEEELRKIIKPMEYGLRHLKKVVVKDSAVDAICHGADVYVRGISKLSKGIGKGETVLVETLKGEAIGVGKALMSTKEILKADKGVAVDMERVYMDRGTYPRMWKRKK, from the coding sequence ATAAGTAGTGGTGAGATTTTGAGTAAAAAAACAAAGATTGAGGATGAATTAATAGTAAGAGAAGAGGCAGAAACTAATTGGGATTATGGCTCTAATCCATATGAGAGAAAGATAGAGGATTTAATAAAGTATGGAGTAGTTGTAATAGATAAACCGAGGGGTCCAACATCTCACGAGGTTTCTACTTGGGTAAAAAAAATATTGAATTTAAATAAGGCAGGACATGGTGGGACATTAGATCCAAAGGTTACTGGTGTTTTGCCAGTGGCATTAGAGAGAGCGACAAAAACAATTCCTATGTGGCATTTACCTCCAAAGGAGTATGTTTGTTTGATGCATTTACATAGAGATGCTTCAGAAGATGATATATTAAGAGTATTTAAAGAATTCACTGGCAAAATTTACCAAAGACCTCCATTAAAGGCGGCAGTTAAAAGAAGATTAAGGATAAGGAAGATTTATGAATTAGAATTATTAGATAAAGAGGGGAGAGATGTATTATTTAGAGTTAAATGCCAATCTGGGACTTATATAAGAAAGCTATGCGAAGATCTTGGAGAGGCTTTGGGGACATCTGCACATATGCAAGAACTAAGGAGAACTAAAAGTGGATGTTTTGAAGAAAAAGATGCTGTATATTTACATGATCTATTAGATGCTTATCATTTTTGGAAAGAGGATGGAGATGAGGAAGAGTTAAGGAAAATAATTAAACCTATGGAGTATGGTTTAAGGCATTTAAAGAAGGTTGTTGTTAAAGATTCAGCAGTAGATGCTATTTGTCATGGAGCAGATGTTTATGTTAGAGGAATCTCTAAGTTAAGTAAAGGTATTGGGAAGGGAGAGACAGTTTTAGTTGAAACTCTAAAAGGGGAAGCTATTGGTGTAGGAAAGGCTTTAATGAGCACAAAAGAAATATTAAAGGCTGATAAAGGCGTTGCTGTGGATATGGAAAGAGTTTATATGGACAGAGGAACTTACCCAAGAATGTGGAAGAGGAAGAAATAA